In Nicotiana tabacum cultivar K326 chromosome 19, ASM71507v2, whole genome shotgun sequence, one DNA window encodes the following:
- the LOC142173816 gene encoding U4/U6 small nuclear ribonucleoprotein Prp31 homolog, translating into MATGDASFLDDLDGLSDHEKNLLRAALNYDDLDNSFKLRKSRRYILMMQKVEAALIESDDKPKSGGVDDPEYDQQLIIDCTVLSVDIENEIALIHNFIRDKYQLRVPELESLVHHPIDYARAVKKIGQERDITTLASDLEGFLPSAIITVFSCWRLGKIIEACDRVLALDSAKEKLVHFVQSRIGYIAPNLSAVVGNAVAAKLMATAGGLWSLSKMRVSDVLYLGAKTTKNSSDQFWGIGTYIEQSEIIQTTPPSPAFRFRAYGMLAIKSILAARVDSTGRHHTGEYGTSLREDLRKRIEKCHNFADRK; encoded by the coding sequence ATGGCAACTGGTGATGCTTCTTTCCTGGATGATCTTGACGGATTGTCCGATCATGAAAAGAATCTGCTGCGTGCGGCGCTTAATTATGATGACCTAGATAACTCTTTCAAGCTGCGAAAATCACGTCGCTACATTCTGATGATGCAGAAAGTTGAAGCTGCACTAATTGAATCTGATGATAAACCTAAATCAGGTGGCGTTGATGATCCAGAATATGATCAGCAGTTGATAATAGACTGCACTGTGTTATCAGTTGACATTGAGAATGAAATTGCTTTAATTCACAATTTCATACGCGACAAGTATCAATTGAGAGTTCCAGAGTTAGAGTCACTTGTTCATCACCCTATTGATTATGCCCGGGCTGTTAAAAAAATTGGCCAGGAGAGGGATATCACTACTCTTGCCAGCGACTTGGAAGGATTTCTACCCTCAGCTATCATCACGGTTTTCTCTTGTTGGCGACTTGGAAAGATAATAGAAGCATGTGATAGAGTCCTTGCTCTTGATTCAGCAAAGGAAAAGCTTGTGCATTTTGTCCAGAGTCGAATAGGATATATTGCTCCGAATCTCTCTGCTGTTGTTGGGAATGCAGTTGCTGCTAAACTTATGGCTACTGCTGGTGGTCTCTGGTCCCTGTCAAAAATGCGTGTTTCTGATGTCCTGTATCTTGGTGCCAAAACGACGAAGAATAGTTCTGACCAATTTTGGGGTATAGGAACTTATATTGAACAAAGTGAAATAATTCAGACTACTCCTCCATCTCCTGCCTTCAGATTCCGAGCCTATGGAATGTTGGCAATCAAATCAATATTAGCGGCTCGTGTTGACTCCACCGGAAGACATCACACCGGAGAATATGGAACATCTCTTAGGGAAGATCTCCGTAAAAGGATAGAGAAATGTCATAATTTTGCAGACAGAAAATAA